From Streptomyces sp. Edi4, one genomic window encodes:
- a CDS encoding LysR family transcriptional regulator, whose protein sequence is MEPSLTGLRVLREIAERGSFTAAASSLGYTQSAVSRQVAALERASGVRLFDRRPGGVTLTAPGLTLLRHAVVALDALAAAERELKGLAPERAVVRLGAFPSAGALILPRTLAALRRTHPAIRVTTREAATPVLVRALRARTIDLAVLAVRPPYRPLDDQRPPLECETLLETRLLLAVPADGALGGRAVVDLEDLADQDWISGASHPAEPTMGVWPGLPGRPRVTHTTRDWLTKLRLVAAGCGITTLPPELADVVPAGVRLIEVRQGPAEQRRVVAARLPGPRPAALAQVMEVLRREAAPGSGRER, encoded by the coding sequence ATGGAGCCTTCGCTGACCGGCCTGCGGGTCCTGCGGGAGATCGCCGAGCGCGGCAGCTTCACCGCTGCCGCGTCGTCGCTCGGTTACACCCAGTCCGCCGTCTCGCGGCAGGTCGCCGCACTGGAGCGCGCCTCGGGGGTGCGGCTCTTCGACCGGCGCCCGGGCGGTGTCACCCTCACGGCGCCCGGCCTGACCCTGCTGCGGCACGCGGTGGTCGCCCTGGACGCGCTGGCGGCGGCCGAGCGCGAGCTGAAGGGTCTGGCGCCGGAGCGCGCCGTCGTACGGCTCGGCGCCTTCCCGAGCGCCGGAGCCCTCATCCTGCCGCGTACGCTCGCCGCGCTGCGCCGCACCCATCCCGCCATCCGCGTCACGACCCGCGAGGCAGCAACTCCCGTACTGGTACGGGCACTTCGGGCCCGCACGATCGACCTGGCCGTCCTCGCGGTCCGCCCGCCCTACCGGCCCCTCGACGACCAGAGGCCCCCTTTGGAGTGCGAGACCCTGCTGGAGACGCGGCTGCTGCTCGCGGTGCCGGCGGACGGAGCGCTGGGCGGCCGGGCGGTGGTGGACCTGGAGGATCTGGCCGACCAGGACTGGATCTCGGGCGCCTCCCACCCGGCCGAGCCGACGATGGGTGTCTGGCCCGGCCTGCCCGGGCGTCCGCGCGTCACGCACACCACCCGGGACTGGCTGACCAAACTGCGTCTGGTGGCGGCGGGCTGCGGCATCACCACGCTGCCGCCGGAACTGGCCGACGTGGTCCCCGCGGGCGTACGCCTGATCGAGGTCCGCCAGGGCCCCGCCGAACAGCGCCGCGTCGTCGCGGCCCGCCTGCCGGGCCCACGCCCGGCGGCCCTGGCGCAGGTCATGGAGGTGCTGCGCCGTGAGGCGGCCCCGGGGTCCGGCCGAGAGCGGTGA
- a CDS encoding MarR family transcriptional regulator, translated as MDDNQLAEELRLTVGRLVRTVRAADTLPAGESAVLGYLDRGGPLTTADIAHQWGVSHQSAARAVKDLEAQGLLEAEAHPSDGRKLLLSLTSAGRERLARERQRRADWLGTAITEALAPAERKALARVLPLLARLDTHLKSR; from the coding sequence ATGGACGACAACCAGCTCGCCGAAGAACTCCGCCTGACCGTAGGCCGGCTGGTACGCACCGTGCGCGCCGCCGACACGTTGCCGGCAGGCGAGTCCGCCGTCCTTGGGTACCTGGACCGGGGCGGCCCGCTCACCACGGCGGACATCGCGCACCAGTGGGGTGTCAGCCATCAGTCGGCCGCCCGGGCCGTCAAGGATCTGGAGGCCCAGGGCCTTCTGGAAGCCGAGGCGCACCCCAGCGACGGGCGCAAGCTCCTGCTCAGCCTCACGTCGGCGGGACGGGAGCGCCTGGCGCGGGAGAGGCAGCGGCGCGCGGACTGGCTCGGCACGGCGATCACCGAAGCCCTCGCCCCCGCCGAGCGAAAAGCCCTCGCGCGCGTCCTGCCCCTGCTGGCGCGGTTGGACACGCACCTGAAGAGCAGGTGA
- a CDS encoding tautomerase family protein: MPFVEIYLRRGKSPDVRRALSEAVHASMREVFRIPEDDYFHVVHDMEPHDLRHPPVFFGLERSADVVIIRMTFNRRPPAQKAALFEAVADRVVADTGMRREDILMSILETASENWWVYGRTVDPETGFDTRMSPEAMAAGRVDA, encoded by the coding sequence ATGCCATTCGTCGAGATCTACCTGCGCAGGGGCAAGTCGCCGGACGTCCGCAGGGCGCTGTCCGAGGCGGTCCACGCGTCGATGCGGGAGGTGTTCCGGATCCCGGAGGACGACTACTTCCACGTCGTGCACGACATGGAGCCTCATGACCTCCGCCACCCGCCGGTCTTCTTCGGCCTGGAACGCAGCGCCGACGTAGTGATCATCCGCATGACGTTCAACCGCCGTCCCCCGGCGCAGAAGGCGGCGCTGTTCGAAGCTGTCGCCGACCGGGTCGTGGCCGACACCGGGATGCGCCGCGAGGACATTTTGATGAGCATCCTGGAGACCGCGTCGGAGAACTGGTGGGTGTACGGCAGGACCGTCGATCCCGAGACCGGTTTCGACACCCGGATGAGCCCGGAGGCCATGGCGGCGGGCCGCGTCGACGCCTGA